A genome region from Crossiella equi includes the following:
- the trhA gene encoding PAQR family membrane homeostasis protein TrhA, producing the protein MTAATQNPAPQFVKPRMRGWIHLWSFFVSLVAGSTLITLAASTVSARAALATSVYTVTILGLFGTSALYHRRTWLTERALHWMKRLDHSMIFLFIAGTYTPFCLLAMDSGIGNVVLAVVWGGALAGVTLKLAWPHAPRWLGVPIYIALGWVAVFVLPELGSRGGVAALVLLLVGGAFYTVGGVMYGIRKPNPWPQVFGFHEFFHACTALAAICHYIAVWLVLYP; encoded by the coding sequence GTGACAGCCGCGACCCAAAACCCCGCTCCCCAGTTCGTGAAACCGCGGATGCGTGGCTGGATCCACCTGTGGTCGTTCTTCGTCTCCCTGGTCGCGGGCTCGACGCTCATCACACTGGCCGCGAGCACGGTCTCGGCCCGGGCGGCCCTGGCCACCTCGGTCTACACCGTCACGATCCTGGGCCTGTTCGGCACCTCGGCGCTCTACCACCGCCGCACCTGGCTGACCGAGCGCGCGCTGCACTGGATGAAGCGCCTCGACCACTCGATGATCTTCCTGTTCATCGCGGGCACCTACACCCCGTTCTGCCTGCTGGCCATGGACTCCGGCATCGGCAACGTGGTGCTGGCCGTGGTCTGGGGCGGTGCCCTGGCGGGCGTGACCCTGAAGCTGGCCTGGCCGCACGCCCCGCGCTGGCTGGGCGTGCCGATCTACATCGCGCTGGGCTGGGTGGCCGTCTTCGTCCTGCCGGAGCTGGGCTCCCGGGGCGGCGTGGCGGCGCTGGTGCTGCTGCTGGTCGGCGGCGCGTTCTACACCGTGGGCGGCGTGATGTACGGCATCCGCAAGCCCAACCCGTGGCCGCAGGTGTTCGGCTTCCACGAGTTCTTCCACGCGTGCACCGCACTGGCCGCGATCTGCCACTACATCGCCGTCTGGCTGGTCCTGTACCCGTGA